The sequence CGTGCTTCAGTCTCGGGTCTCGAGCGCGCCCCGGAGGGCGCGCGGGCGCGTCACTTCGTGGTGCCGTCTGCGTTGAACTGGTCGAGATAGGCGATCAGGTCGGCGATCTGCTGCTCGTTCTTCAGGCCGGCATAGACCATCTTCGTCCCCGGCGTGACCTGGCGCGGGTTCTGGATGTAGACGGCGAAGTTCTCGTGGTCCCAGGTCTTGTCGAGGCCCTGGAAGGCCTGGGAATAGTTGTAGTTCTCCACCGAGCCGGCCTCGCGGCCGAAGAGGCCGTTCAGCTGCGGGCCCACGAGGTTGCGGGCCGTCTCGCCGACCTGATGGCAGGCGCGGCACTGGTTGAAGACGCGCTGGCCGGCGGCCGCGTCCTGGGCCTGGGCGGTTCCGACGCCGCCGGCCAGAAGGAGCGAGGCGGCAGCGAGGGCGATGATGCGCATGATGAAGGTTCCTCTCTCTTCGGGCGTTGGTCCTGCCTGGATTGATTCCAGCTTGGCCTTTATAGGGCGCATCATCCTGAAGCGTAGATGAACGCGCCACCCCGCCTTTCGACTCGGCCGATGCCGGGGAAGGGCAGATGGAAGCCGACGAGGCCGATCTCGTCCGTCGCGAGCCGGTCGAGCAGCGCGAGGCGGGTCGCGATCGCCTGCTCGCGGTCGAGGTCCGTGCCGAGCGGCCAGTCGGGTTTCTGGAAGGAGATCAACGCGTTGGTGAGCGCGTCGCCGCCGATCATCAGCTGGGCGCCGCCGCTTTCGACGAGCACCGACATGTGCCCCGGCGAGTGGCCCGGCGTGGCGACGTAGCGCACGCCCGGGGCGAGCTCGGCATCGGCGCCGGCGGTCTCGAGCGCGCCACCCAGCGTCTCGATCACCCGCGCGGCGCCGAGCGCGAGGCCCTTGAGCCAGTCCGGCGCCGTGTCGGGCGTCGTCGGGTCGCTCCAGTAGGCGTGCTCCGCCTCGCCCATCACGTGGCGGGCGTTGGCGAAGCGCGGCCCTTCCTCGAAATCGTCCACCGCGCCCCAGAGATGGTCCGCGTGGCCGTGGGTGAAGACGACGTCGGTCACGCTCTGCGGGTCGACGTCGATCTCGTAGAGCGCGTCGGTGAGCTTGCCGGCGGTGGCCTGGAAATTCGGGCCGGAGCCCGCGTCGACCAGCACCCGGCGCTCGCCGGTCTCGATCAGCACCACGTTGGTCTGGTTGGTGAATTCGCGCGGCGGCTCCTGGCCGTTCTCGCGATAGAGCGCGTCGAGATCGTCGGAGGCGGTCTCCGGCAGGGTGAAGGAGACCGGCAGCGCCAGCGTGCCGTCCGAGACGACCCGGACCGTGATGTCGCCGATGGTCAGCGTCTCGCTGGCGCGGGCGTGGGCGAGGCGAAGGCCCGGAGGGAGGCCGAGAGCGGCCGCGGCCCCGGCGAGGGGCGCGGCGGCGAGCAGCGTCCGGCGGGTGGCCCCGCCGGCGCGCGCGTTCTTCTCGTTCTGGTTCATCCGAAAATGTCCGTGGCGATGCCTTCGTACCAGCCGATGTTCTCCTCCTGCGTCTGCCGGCGCAGGTCGTCGTCCTCGTCGAGCTGGGACACGAAGGTCTCGGTGGCGGTGATCTTGCCGTCCTGCGGCTCGTAGCGCCCGCCGACCTTCACCGCGTCGTCGTCGGCGATGAGGCTCCAGCAGGTGTTGGAATAGCGCGCCGGGAACTGGCGCGAGCCGGTGAGCGCGGCGCGGATGGCGTTGGCCGCGACCTTGGCCTGGCTGTTCGCCGAGAAGCCGGACTTCGGCATGTCCCCCGCGATCGTCGCGTCGCCGAGCACGGTGACGGCCTCGTCGACCGTCGAGCGCATGCTCTCCGCGACGATGGGGCAGAAGCCGGTCTCATTGGCGAGCCCCGCCTGCACCGCGATGGCGCCGGCGCGCTGGGCCGGGATGACGTTGATCAGGTCGCCCTTGTAGGGCCCGAAATCGGTCTCGACCGTCATCGAGGCGACGTCCACGGCGCCGATCCCGCCGTGGATCATCGGATCCTGCCACTCGACCATGCCGGGATAGTAGCGCTGCCAGCCGGCGGAGAAGAGCGCCTGCTTGGAGAACTTGTCCTTCGGGTCGAGGATGACGATGCGCGAGCGCGTGTGCCCCTTGGCCTTGAGCACGTGCGCCATCATCGAGACGCGCTCGTAGGGGCCGGGCGGGCAGCGATAGGGGTTGGGCGGCGCGATCATCAGGATCTGCGCGCCGTCCTCGAGCGCGTCGAGCTGCGCCTTGAGAAGCTGCGTCTGCGGGCCGGCGAGCCAGGCGTGGGGCAGCGTCTCCGCCACCTCCTCCGAATAGCCCTCGACCGAGTCGTAGACGAGGTCGATGCCCGGGGCGACGACGAGATGGTCGTAGGCGAGATCCGAGCCGTCGCCGAGGCGCACGGTCTTGGCCTCACGGTCGATGGCGGTGGCCGTTTGGCGGGCGTGCTTCACGCCGTAGGCCTCGGTCAGCTGCTCGTAGCCGTGGTTGATCTCGTCCCAGCCCTTGAAGTCGCCGAGATAGAGGTTCGAGTGGAAGCAGGTGGCGAAGCGCTCCTTCGGCTCCACCAGCGTGACGTCGACGGCGCCGTCGGAATCGCGCGCGACGTACTTGGCGAGCGTGGCCCCGCCCGGTCCGCCGCCGATCACGACGAGGCGCGGCTTCGCGCCCTGCGCGATGGCGGGGGCGGAGAGCCCGAAGGGCGCGGCGGCCGCCGCGACGGCTCCGGCCTTGATGAGTGTTCGACGCGTGATCGACATGTCCATCCTCCCAGCTCGGCCCGAGGCCGAATTTCACAAAAGTCTGCGTGTTTACACGCATTATGCAGTTTATCGGGTATTTTTCTCCGCGCCAGACCCGAGCGTTGCGAAATAGGCCGCGAGCGCGGCCAGATCCTCGTCGTTGTACCGGCCGGCGATGGTGCGCATCACCTGATTGTCGCGCTCGCCGTTCTGATACTGGTGCATGACGAGGACGAAGCTCTCCACCGGCCATCCGACGATCGGCGGGATACCGTCGAAATGCCCGCTCTCCTGGTGGCAGGTGACGCATTCGCCCGCGAGATAGGCGCCGTACTCCGCGTCACCCGCGAGATCCTGCGCGGCAGACTGCGCCCTGGCGGGCGCGACCGCCAGGGAAAACGCGAAAAGGCCGGCCGCGGCGAGAGCCGCGACCGGCGCCAGGAGGGTTCTGAGAGCCGCGGGAAACGTGCGGGCGCGGCGCGCGCGCCCGCACGCGGTCCCGGCGCGCGCCTCCCGCGCGCCGGGCCGATCCGCCGGAGGGAGTCGGCGGAGGGGGGAAAGGTCCGGCCCGACCATCAGTCGACGGTCGGCCCCTGGCCCGGTTCGGGCGTGACGTCGAGCGCGCGCGCCCGCATCAGGATCTCGGCCTGTCCTTCGGCGCAGTTCGTCATGCAGGGCTCCCTCCAGAAATGCTTCTCCGCCACCTCGCGGTCGTCGGGGAAGAAGTTCGCCACGTTCTCCAGCTCGATCTCGGCGTAGTTCTCGTGGCTGAGCTCGAAATCCTCGTCGAGGATGACGTCGTTCAAGTAGAGCACGTAGGCCGAGACCGCGTAAAGCTCGTCGGGCGAGAGGGACTGCGCATTGCCGTAGGGCATGGCGCGGTAGATGTAGTCGATCAGGGTCGAGGCGTAGGGCCAGTAGGAGCCCACCGTCTTCATCGGGTCGTGCGTGTCGAGGGTCTCGTACCCGCCCGCCAGCATCGGCCAGCGCCCGGCGCCCTCGCCGAAATCGCCGTGGCACACGGCGCATTGCATGACGTAGACCTCCTCGCCCTCGAGCACCGTGCCGCGGCCCTCCGGCAGGCCGAGCCCGTCGGGGCGCACGTCGATGTTCCAGCCGGCGATCTCCTCCGCGCTCGCCGGGCGGCCGAGGCCGAGGCCGGTGGGAAGCTCGGGGAAGGCGCCGTCGGTCACGGAACCGGTGGTCTCGGTCGCCTGCGTCGGCGCGGGCAGGAGCGCCCCGCCGGCGAGAACGGCGCCGCCGGCCACGAGCGCGGCGAGCGCGAGGCCGCGCATGGCGCGAGAGGCCTTCTCAGGAGACTTCGACATTTTCGACCTCCCCGCTGGCCGTCACGTGCCAGGTCTGGATCCCGTTGTTGTGATAGATCGAGTTGAGCCCGCGCACGGCCCGCAGCTCGTTCTTGGTCGGCTGGACGTAGCCGGTCTCGTCCACGGCGCGCGACTGCAGCAGCAGCGGCGAGCCGTCCCAGTCGAACTCGTAGTAGAAGCGGGTGAGCGCCTTGCCCCAGACCGGCCCGTCGATGCGCGCGCGGTTCCAGTTGCGCCCGCCGTCGAGGGAGACGTCGACGCCCGCGACCTTGCCGCGGCCCGACCAGGCGAGGCCGGAGATCACGGTGAAGCCGCGGCCGTGATTGACCGGCGCCTGCGGGCTCGGGCTCGTGATCACGGACTTGGCGTCCATCACGAAGGTGAACTTGCGCGCGCTGCCGTCCTCGAGGAGATCGGTGTATTTCGACGTCTCCTCGCGCTGGTACCAGGGCTCGTCGCCCACCTCGATGCGGCGCAGCCACTTCACCCACATGTTCGCCTCCCAGCCGGGGACGACCATGCGCACCGGATAGCCGTTCTCGGGGCGCAGCATCTCGCCGTTCATGCGATAGGCGACGAGGCAGTCGTCGAGCGCCTTCTCGATGGGGAGCGAGCGCGTCATGCCCGACGCGTCGGCGCCCTCGAGCAGCAGCCACTTGCCCGTCGGCTTCACGCCGGCCTCGGCGAGGAGCACCCGCAGCGGCACGCCGGTATACATCACGCAATGGATCATGCCGTGCGTGAACTGGCAGCCGTTGAGCTGCGCGCCGCGCCATTCCATGCCCGAATTCGCCGCGCATTCGGCGAAATAGGCGCGGTTGACCCGCGGCATGCGCTTCAGGTCGTCCAGCGTGAAGACGAGCTCCTTGTCGACGAGCCCGTGCAGGACGAGGCGGTAGTCCTGCGGGTCGAGTTCCGCGATGCCGCCGTGATGGCGCTCGAAGCACAGGCCGTTGGGCGTGATCGGGCCGTCGAGCTCGTGCAGCGGCGTGAAGCTCACCGACGATTCCCGCGAGGCGGTGAGCCATTCCACGTCGCGGCGCACGACATGGCTCTCGTGCTCCGAGGGCCGCCCGTAGGCGCGCACGGCGACGCCCTCGCCGAGATAGCGCGACCAGTCGGGCACGTTGGGCGGCAGGTTCGCGGGGTTGGCCGTCTCGGCGACGGCCTTGCCGCCCATCAGCGCGGCGCCGCCGGCGGCGAGACCCGCGCGCAGGAAGGTCCGGCGCGAGGCGCGCGGGCCGTTTGCGGCTTCGTCCTTGGACATCGGCATCGTTCCCTTCGTCTCTCGTCGTCTCGTCGCGGCGTCAGGCGCCGGTGACGCGCACGGTCTCGGTCTCCCGCGGCGCGATCACCTGCTTGTCGCGGATGTGCTCCATCACGAGGTCCCAGATCGGCGGGCCCTCGGTGCTCTCGTTGATGCTCGCCCAGCCGGCGACCGCGTATTCGCGCTCGGCCTCCAGCGCCTCGCCCGTGCGCGTGAGCGTCAGCTCGGAGATGCGCGAGCCCATCGGCGCGGAGACGTCGATGGCGTAGGAGATGCCGCCGACGCGCACCATGTCGCCGCCCTGCTGGTAGTAGGGATCGGGGTTGAACAGGTTGTCGGCGACGTCCTCCAGCACCTCCTTGAGGCGCGCGCCGGTCATGCCGATGCGGTAGGTCGCCGGGTAGGTCATGGCGGTGGCGTTGTAGACGTCCTCCGCGCGGATCTCGTCGCCGGGCAGGAGCGAGGCGCCCCAGCGGAAGCCCGGCGAGAGCGAGATCTCCGCGTCGCGGCGCTCGAGCATCGCCTCGCAGATCACGTCGTCGAGCGTGCCGTTGAAGTTGCCGCGCCGGTAGAGCAGCCCGTCGGTGCGGCCCAGCACCTCCGAGAGCGCCGCCTCGTGCGGGGCGCGGATCTCGGCGATCTTCGCGGCCATGGTCGGCTCCGGCGCGATGGCGTCGGAGAAGACCGGGATGAGCTTGTAGCCGAAGCCCTTCACCTCGCCGCCGGAGACGTCGAGATCGAGGCGCGAGACGAACTTGCCGTGCGAGCCCGACGCGATCACCAGCGTCTTGCCGACCATCACCGGCTCCGGCAGCGCGTCGTGGGTGTGGCCCGTGAGCACGACGTCGATCCCCGGCACGCGCGAGGCGAGCTTGCGGTCGACGTCGAAGCCGTTGTGCGACAGGAGCACGACCACGTCGGCGCCCTGCGCCCGGGCGTCGGCGACGCTCGCGGCGATCTCCTCCTCGCGGATGCCGAAGGACCAGGAGGGGATCATCCAGCGCGGGTTGGCGATGGGCGTGTAGGGGAAGGCCTGGCCGATGACCGCCACCTTCACCCCGGCGCGCTCGACCATGGTCATCGCGTCGAAGACCGGCTCCTCCCAGTCCGTGTCGCGGATGTTGGAGGCCAGGAAGGGGAAGGCGAGCTTCTCGACGAGCTCGTTCACCCGCTCCTCGCCGAGCGTGAACTCCCAATGGCCGACCATGGCGTCCGGCCGCAGCAGGGCCATGCAGTCCACCATGTCCTCGCCGCGGGTCTGCAGCGAGGTGTAGGAGTTCTGCCAGGTGTCGCCGCCGTCGAGGAGGAGCGTGTTGCCCTCCCCGCGCTCGGCGCGGATCGCGGCGATCACGGTGGCGATGCGGTCGAGGCCGCCCATGCGGCCGTAGGCCTTGGCGAGCGTCGCGAAATCCTCGTAGGTCAGCGCGTGCGCCATGGCCGAGCCCGGCGCGATGCCGTACATGTCGAGCAGCGCGCGGCCGGTGACGTGGGGCACGAGGCCCTTGACCTCGCCGACCCCGAGATTGATCGAGGGCTCGCGGAAATAGACCGGCGCGAGCTGGGCGTGGATGTCGGTGACGTGGATGATCGACAGCCGGCCCACCGGGTCCATGCGCAGGAGCTCGTCCTGCGTCAGGCTCTGCTGGGCGAAGGCGCGCGACCAGCCCGATGCGGGCAGGATCGCCGCGGTGGCGGCGGCCATCTGCAGGAATTCGCGTCTCGAAGGCATCGCGTGTCAGTCCTGGTCGGCCCGGGAGGCGGGCATGCGTCGTCGGTCGCGCGGCGGATGCGGCGCGGCGGCGCGGGTCTCGACGGGAGGGATGGCGAGGACGCCGTCGCGGCGCCCTCGCGATCTGCCGGGGATCAGTTGACGACGACGTCCTCGGTCGCCGTGATCTCGGTCCCGTCGTCGTCGATCCAGGTGAAGGTCAGCGTGCCCGAGCGGGGCGGCGCGACGTTGAACTGGAAGTAGGGGTTCGCCGAGACGGCCGGCTCGATGTCGCAGGAGAACACCACCTGCCCTTCGAACTCGCACTTGAAGGTGTTGATGATCTTGCGCGGGATGGTGTTGCCGTCGCCGTCGCGGCGCTGGCCGGATTCCATCGTGTGCGAGACGAGGGTCTTCACCTCGATGGTCTCGCCCTTGGTGATCTCGTTGCGATCGAGACGGATGCGGGGACGCGGGGTCGCCATGGCTCGTATTCCTCGTGTTCGGTGCGTGGGATGAACGGTCGACGATCGGGCGCGGGCGTCAGCCGCCGCAGCCGCCGATCGTGACCTTCACCTCCTTGCGGTCCATGAACACCGAGCCGTCGTTCATCTTGGCGACGGCGATGACGTTCTGCGTGCCCGCGAGACGGATGCGGGTGTTCGCCTGGGCCACGCCCGACATCGGCGAGAAGTGGAAGGTCGCCACGCCGGGGCGCGGGTTGCCGTCGGCCACGATCAGGACCTCGGAGACGTAGTCGTCCTCGCTCATCGGGCTCTCGACGAACACGTCCATCGGCACCGTGTTGCCGTTCTCGGCGATCTCCGGCACGTCCAGCATGACGCGGCCCATCGTCGGCTCCGCGCCGCCGGTGAACGCGTCGATCGCCGCCTGCGCGTCCTCGGCCGCCGCGAAGGCCGGAACCGTCACGCCCTTCAAGCCGGTCGCCGCCGCGACCGCACCGACGCCGGCCAGCAGCGCCTGACGGCGGGTCAATTGGAAAGTCATCATTCGTCTCCCTCTTCGCTCGTGCGCCCTGTTTCCGCCGCACGAAAGCGTGGCGCGCCCCCGAGCATCGCTCGCAGGCTAAACTCGCAGCCGGAGATCGAAAAGCGGTCACGCTTCAAAAGCGTGCGAACGCCCTCGGCTCCCTCCCGGTTCGCCTTGTCGCGGCGAACACATTCAGTTTTTGCTATGCTGGCGAAACGACGCCCCGACGTCAATCGGAATCTTTCCAGGGAACCCCTTCCCATCGCATTTTTTGCATGTAACATGCGTGAAAGGATCGGGACGCCAAAAACCGATCCGCGACACGAAAGAACCGCAAACGAGGCGCGGGAGGAAACGGCCTTGCACAAGCTGACGACGATGGCGCTGGCGGCGACGCTGGCGGCGGGAGTCGCGTTGTCGGGGGGCGTGAGCCCCCTCGGCGCGCAGACCGAAGAGGAGACCCAACGCGGTCTCGAGCGCTTCCGGCAGATGCTGCGGGAGGACCCCTGGTCGAATCCGGCCCTCCTCGACGCGGATCGCGGCGAGATGCTGTGGGCGACGCCCGCCGGCCCCAACAACGCCACCCTGGAGGATTGCGATCTCGGCCTCGGCCCGGGCGTGGTGGACGGCGCCTTCGCGCAGCTGCCGCGCTATTTCGAGGATGCCGGGCGCGTCATGGACGTCGAGACCCGCATCCTGTGGTGCATGCAGGAGCTGCAGGGGTTCGACGTCGCCGAATTCGTGAAGAAGCCGCATCCGTCGGGCGGCCAGCCGGTGAAGGACGTGGGCGCCATCGCCACCTTCATCGCCAACCGCTCCGAGGGCGAGGCCTTCGACCCGCAGCTCGACGACGAGGCCGGACAGGCCGTCGTCGCCATGGGCGAGGCTCTGTTCAACCGCCGCTCGGGCCCGTTCGACTTCTCCTGCGCCACCTGCCACGCGGCGAGCGGCCTGCGCATCCGCCTGCAGGAGCTGCCCTATCTCTCCGATCCGGAGGAGGCGCAGGTGGTCGTCGGTGAATGGCCGGCCTACCGCGTGTCCTCGACGCACGTGATGACCATGCAGCACCGCATGTACGACTGCTACTGGCAGATGCGCATGCCCAAGCTGGAGATGGGCTCGGAGGCCTCCGTGGCGCTGATCTCCTATCTCGTCGACAAGGCCGCCGGCGGCGACGTCGCCGCGCCCGGCATCAAGCGCTGAGGGAGGCTTTCATGCGCACGATCGCTTTCGCTCTCGCGCTCTCCGCGGGCCTCTCCACCGCCGCCCTCTCCACCGCGGCTCTCGCGCAGGACGCGGCGCCCTCCACGGCCGAGGTCGACGCCATGGTCGAGGCCGCCTTCCCCGGCATCGATCCGGACTGGGCGGCGCGGCTCACGCCCGACCAGACGATGGAGCAGTGCAACGCCTTCGCCAACAACCCGCCGGACGACGTCTTCGAGGAGATCCGCGCCCGCGCCGAGGGCACCGTGGTCTATCCCGAGGACGGCGTGCTGATGGGCTCCTGGGAGAACGGCGAGAAGCTCGCCCAGTCCGGCTACGGCATGCGCTTTTCCGACTATCCGCCGCGGCGGGAGAACGGCGGCAACTGCTACGCCTGCCACCAGCTCACCCCGGGCGAGGTCTCCTACGGCACGCTCGGCCCGAGCCTGCTCGGCTACGGCAAGCTGCGGGACTTCTCGGAGGAGGCGACCAAGGCCGCCTACGACAAGATCTACAATCCGCACGTGGCCTTCCCGTGCTCGATGATGCCCCGCTTCGGCGCCAACGGCGTTTTGACGATGGACCAGATCAAGGACATCGTCGCCCTGCTGATGGACCCGAAATCGCCGGTGAATCAGTAAGGGGGCGTCCGGGAAGGCCACGGGCCGCCGGAAACGATCTCGGCATCGGCGGTCGGTGATCGGAGACGGCCGTCGTTGCCCGCGCTCTCCGCCGTGCGGCGCCGATCCACCGCGGCTCGCGGTTGGGGGCGGAGCGATCCGCTCCGCCCTTCACCTGCAGATTTCGCCCCTCTCCCCGCTCGGCACGCGGGGAGAGGGGTTTTTTCGTGCGATGCAGCACGATGTCGGATCAGGCCGCGCGGACCTTCGCCACGAAGCCCTCGACCCGCTGCCGGATGGCGGCCGCCTCGTCGGCGAGCGCCTTCGAGGCGGCGATGATCGCCTCGGAGGAGGCGCCGGTCTCGTCGGCGAGCGTGCCCACGACGTCGACCGCGCCGTTCACCGCCTTCGCCCCGCTCGCGGCCTCCTGGACGTTGCGGGAGATCTCGGACGTGGCCGCGCTCTGCTGGCTCACGGCCGAGGCGATGGCGGCCGCGATCTGGTTCATCTCGTCGATCGTCGTGGCGATCTCGCGGATCGAGGCGACCGAGCCGTCGGTGGCGGCCTGCATCTCGGCGACCTTCGCGCCGATCTCCTCGGTCGCCTTGGCGGTCTGGTTGGCGAGCGTCTTCACCTCGGCGGCGACCACCGCGAAGCCCTTGCCGGCCTCGCCCGCCCGCGCCGCCTCGATGGTGGCGTTGAGCGCGAGGAGATTGGTCTGCTCGGCGATGGAGCGGATCAGATCCACGACCTCGCCGATGGAGCGCGCGGCCACCGAGAGGTCCTGCACGTGCTGGTCGGTGGCGCGGGCGCCCGCCACCGCGCGGCCGGCGATCTCGGAGGAGGCCTGGGCCGAGCGGCCGATCTCGCCGATCGAGGCGGCGAGTTCCTCGCCGGACGCCGCGACGTGCTGGATGTTGGCCGCCGTCGCCTCCGAGCGCTGCATGGCGTCGGAGACCGAGCCGCGGGTGCGCCCGGCGATCTCGGTGAGCCCGTCGGCCTGGGCGCGCATGGCGCGGAAGGCGTCGTCGAGGCTGGCCAGCGCCGAGCGCACGCCGCTCTCGAACTCGGCGGCGAGCTTGTCCACCATGGCGGCGCGCTCGGCGACCTTGCGTCCCTCGGCGTCGCGCATGGAGGCGAGCTCGCGCTCCTTGGCGGCGGCCTCCTCGGCGGCGGCGACGCCCGCCCGCGAGGCGGCGATCATCTTCTCGAGCGTCAGCACGACCCAGGTGAGCACGGCGGTCTCGAGCACGACGATGACCGCGTGCAGCGCGACGCGCAGGAAGCTCGCGCCCTCGGGGAAGACCGCGAAGGGGATGACGAAGTTGAAGGACAGGTGGTGCAGAGCGGTCACCGCCGCGCCGACCAGGATCGTGCGCCAGTCGCAGAAGCCCGCCAGCATGGCGAGCGCCGCGAAGTAGTACATGTGCACGTCGATCTGCCAGGGGTGGCCGGCGAGCTCGAAGACGAACAGCGAGACCTGCGCCACGAGGCCGATGGCGATGGCGTAGCGGGTCGCCGGGGTATCGGGACGCGTCAGCGTCAGCGCCACACCCGGCGCAGCGAGCAGGGCGGCGATCACGACGTTCGTGACGAGCGAGCCGCCCACGGCGAGCGCGATGCCGGCTGCGACGGCGACATGGGCGGCGAGGAGCGCGGAGAGCGCCTTCGCCGTCGTGATGCGCAGGGTGGAGACGTCGACCATCGGGAGTTTCCTCGATCTTACGCGGGACTATTCGGTTTCCGGGACGAGACAGCCGCCGAGCGCCCGGGGGTCGAGGAGCGCCCAGGCGCCCGCCGCGCGCACGGCGCGGTCGAAGGCCTCGGGCTCGTCGGCGATCGCGACGGCGATGAAGGGGAAGGCGCCCGCACGCACCAGCGCGCCGCCGGCCGCGCCCACGCGGGCGAAGGCCTCGGCCTGGCTGGTCCAGGGGGCGAAGACGATGGCCGCTCCCTCGCGCGGATCCGCCGGCGCGCTCGCCATGACGGGCAGCGCGAGCGAGAGGGCGGCGAAGAGAGCGACCATGAATCGGGGCATCGTACGCAGCGTCCGGCGCGGCGGGATACCGCATGACGTAGCGCACGATGCCCGATTGGCATTAAACCGGAGTTAAAGCCACTTCACTATCATGAATTTGCAATACCGCGGCGCTTCAGCTCGGACGCGATTTCGTCGAGGATCGCCGGATCGTCGATCGTCGCCGGCATGGCCCATTCGTCGCCGTCGGCGATCTTCTTCATCGTGCCGCGCAGAATCTTGCCGGACCGCGTCTTGGGCAGGCGGCCAACCGTGATGGCGAGCTTGAAGGCGGCGACGGGGCCGATCTTCTCGCGCACGAGGCCGACGAGCTCCTTCTCGATCTCCAGCGGCGAGCGGTCGACGCCCGCCTTGAGCACGACGAACCCGCAGGGCGCCTCGCCCTTGAGCGCGTCCTTCACCCCGATCACGGCGCATTCGGCGACCGCCGGATGGGCGGCGAGCACCTCCTCCATGCCGCCCGTGGAGAGGCGGTGGCCGGCGACGTTGATGATGTCGTCGGTGCGGCCCATGATGAAGAGATAGCCGTCCTCGTCGACGAAGCCCGCGTCCGAGGTGTTGTAGTTCCCCGGGAAGGCCTCGAGATAGCTCTCGCGGAAGCGGTCGTCCGCATGCCAGAGCGTCGGCAGGCAGCCCGGAGGCAGCGGCAGGCGGATGACGATGGATCCCATCGTGTTCGGGCCGACGTCCTTGCCGCCCTCGTCGACGATGCGCACGTCGTAGCCCGGCATCGGCACGGTCGGCGAGCCGTGCTTCACCGGCAGGACGCCGAGCCCCACGGGATTGCCGGCGATGGCCCAGCCGGTCTCCGTCTGCCACCAGTGGTCGATCACCGGGACCTGCAGGATCTCCTCCGCCCATTGCACGGTGGCGGGGTCGGCGCGCTCGCCGGCGAGGAAGAGCGCGCGGAATTTCGAGAGATCGTAGCGCTTCAGGTGCTCGGCGTTCGGGTCTTCCTTCTTGATGGCCCGCAGCGCGGTGGGCGCGGTGAACAACGTCGTCGCGCCGTGCTCGGCGATCACGCGCCAGAAGGCGCCGGCGTCCGGCGTGCCCACGGGCTTGCCCTCGTAGAGGATCGTGGTGCACCCGGCGATCAGCGGGCCGTAGACGATGTAGGAATGGCCCACCACCCAGCCGACGTCGGAGGCGCACCAATAGACCTCGCCGGGCTCCATCCCGTAGAGCGCGTGCATCGACCAGGCGAGGGCGACCATGTAGCCGCCGGTGTCGCGCACGACGCCCTTGGGCTTGCCCGTCGTGCCCGACGTGTAGAGCACGTAGAGCGGATCGGTCGCGGCCACGGGGACGCAATCGGCATGGCGGCCGGCGGCCTTCGCCGCGGCGACGGCCTCGGCCCAGTCGCGGTCGCGGCCGTCGACGAGGCCGGCCTCGGCCTGCGGCCGCTGGAAGATCAGGCAGGCCTCGGGCTTGTGCACGGAGAGCTCGACGGCGAGATCGAGCAGCGGCTTGTAGGCGACGACGCGTCCGGGCTCGAGCCCGCAGGAGGCGGAGAGGATCGCCTTCGGCCGCGCGTCCTCGATGCGTGTGGCGAGCTCCTTCGCCGCGAAGCCGCCGAACACCACCGAATGCACGGCGCCGAGCCGCGCGCAGGCGAGCATGGCGAACACCGCCTGCGGGATCATCGGCATGTAGACGACGACCCGGTCGCCCTTCTCGACGCCCATCTCGCGCAGCACGCCCGCGAGCGCGGCGACCTCGTCGCGCATCTCGGCGTAGCTCCACGTCGCCTTCTCGCCGGTCATGGCGCTGTCGTAGATCAGCGCGGGCTGGTCGCCGCGGGTCGCGACGTGGCGGTCGAGCGCGTTGTGGCAGACGTTGCAGACCCCGCCCTCGAACCAGCGGCCGTAGATGCCGGCCTTCTCGTCGAAGACGGTCTCGGGCGGGGTGTACCAGTCGATCGCCTGCGCCGCCTCGCCCCAGAACGCCTGCGGATCGGCTTTCCAGGCGGCGTAGATCTCATGGTAGCGGCTCGCTGGCTGCGTCGTCATCGCGACCTCCTCCCGGACCGGTGTTCTCGTTTCGGCGGCACCTTG comes from Salinarimonas sp. and encodes:
- a CDS encoding cytochrome c family protein — its product is MRIIALAAASLLLAGGVGTAQAQDAAAGQRVFNQCRACHQVGETARNLVGPQLNGLFGREAGSVENYNYSQAFQGLDKTWDHENFAVYIQNPRQVTPGTKMVYAGLKNEQQIADLIAYLDQFNADGTTK
- a CDS encoding MBL fold metallo-hydrolase; the encoded protein is MNQNEKNARAGGATRRTLLAAAPLAGAAAALGLPPGLRLAHARASETLTIGDITVRVVSDGTLALPVSFTLPETASDDLDALYRENGQEPPREFTNQTNVVLIETGERRVLVDAGSGPNFQATAGKLTDALYEIDVDPQSVTDVVFTHGHADHLWGAVDDFEEGPRFANARHVMGEAEHAYWSDPTTPDTAPDWLKGLALGAARVIETLGGALETAGADAELAPGVRYVATPGHSPGHMSVLVESGGAQLMIGGDALTNALISFQKPDWPLGTDLDREQAIATRLALLDRLATDEIGLVGFHLPFPGIGRVERRGGAFIYASG
- a CDS encoding NAD(P)/FAD-dependent oxidoreductase, encoding MSITRRTLIKAGAVAAAAAPFGLSAPAIAQGAKPRLVVIGGGPGGATLAKYVARDSDGAVDVTLVEPKERFATCFHSNLYLGDFKGWDEINHGYEQLTEAYGVKHARQTATAIDREAKTVRLGDGSDLAYDHLVVAPGIDLVYDSVEGYSEEVAETLPHAWLAGPQTQLLKAQLDALEDGAQILMIAPPNPYRCPPGPYERVSMMAHVLKAKGHTRSRIVILDPKDKFSKQALFSAGWQRYYPGMVEWQDPMIHGGIGAVDVASMTVETDFGPYKGDLINVIPAQRAGAIAVQAGLANETGFCPIVAESMRSTVDEAVTVLGDATIAGDMPKSGFSANSQAKVAANAIRAALTGSRQFPARYSNTCWSLIADDDAVKVGGRYEPQDGKITATETFVSQLDEDDDLRRQTQEENIGWYEGIATDIFG
- a CDS encoding sulfide dehydrogenase; the protein is MVGPDLSPLRRLPPADRPGAREARAGTACGRARRARTFPAALRTLLAPVAALAAAGLFAFSLAVAPARAQSAAQDLAGDAEYGAYLAGECVTCHQESGHFDGIPPIVGWPVESFVLVMHQYQNGERDNQVMRTIAGRYNDEDLAALAAYFATLGSGAEKNTR
- a CDS encoding cytochrome c produces the protein MSKSPEKASRAMRGLALAALVAGGAVLAGGALLPAPTQATETTGSVTDGAFPELPTGLGLGRPASAEEIAGWNIDVRPDGLGLPEGRGTVLEGEEVYVMQCAVCHGDFGEGAGRWPMLAGGYETLDTHDPMKTVGSYWPYASTLIDYIYRAMPYGNAQSLSPDELYAVSAYVLYLNDVILDEDFELSHENYAEIELENVANFFPDDREVAEKHFWREPCMTNCAEGQAEILMRARALDVTPEPGQGPTVD
- the soxC gene encoding sulfite dehydrogenase, translated to MSKDEAANGPRASRRTFLRAGLAAGGAALMGGKAVAETANPANLPPNVPDWSRYLGEGVAVRAYGRPSEHESHVVRRDVEWLTASRESSVSFTPLHELDGPITPNGLCFERHHGGIAELDPQDYRLVLHGLVDKELVFTLDDLKRMPRVNRAYFAECAANSGMEWRGAQLNGCQFTHGMIHCVMYTGVPLRVLLAEAGVKPTGKWLLLEGADASGMTRSLPIEKALDDCLVAYRMNGEMLRPENGYPVRMVVPGWEANMWVKWLRRIEVGDEPWYQREETSKYTDLLEDGSARKFTFVMDAKSVITSPSPQAPVNHGRGFTVISGLAWSGRGKVAGVDVSLDGGRNWNRARIDGPVWGKALTRFYYEFDWDGSPLLLQSRAVDETGYVQPTKNELRAVRGLNSIYHNNGIQTWHVTASGEVENVEVS